The Hevea brasiliensis isolate MT/VB/25A 57/8 chromosome 1, ASM3005281v1, whole genome shotgun sequence genome has a window encoding:
- the LOC110667162 gene encoding uncharacterized protein LOC110667162 isoform X1: MEFDEYDYLEKTVENTEPHTAKETANGGGDAMKPGDKDSSRSSKHKSNEKDDGDDDRHRSKRSKSGDESRDYRHKDRGSSRHRSRSRDAERERHRSSREHRDREKERGRDRERDRDREERNGKERDRDRDRERDRDRDRRERDRDSERDKERERERLRRSRSRSERHHSDLDEKDRERSRDRDYKETERERESREGDTESRRSKEKREEAAEPEADPERDQRTVFAYQICLKADERDVYEFFSRAGKVRDVRLIMDRNSRRSKGVGYIEFYDAMSVPMAIALSGQPLLGQPVMVKPSEAEKNLVQSTTTVNAGSGPYSGGARRLYVGNLHFNITEDQLRQVFEPFGAVELVQLPLDETGHCKGFGFVQFARLEDARNALNLNGQVEIAGRPIKVSTVTDQTGMQDGGTNAGDFDDDEGGGLALNARSRALLMQKLDRSGTASSIAGSLGTPVATTGLTVPAAPILGAAPLVSPVVAPLMSGSVPGLPGLAGAGVQLPATAIPTVDTIGIPSECLLLKNMFDPNVETEPDFDLDIKEDVQDECSKFGNLKHIYVDKNSSGFVYLRFEITQSAINAQRALHGRWFAGKMITATFMVPQTYEAKFPDSR; encoded by the exons ATGGAGTTTGATGAGTATGATTACCTGGAAAAAACGGTTGAGAATACTGAACCCCATACAGCAAAGGAAACTGCCAATGGTGGTGGTGATGCCATGAAGCCTGGGGATAAAGATAGCAGTCGTAGTTCAAAACATAAGAGCAATGAGAAGGATGATGGGGATGATGACCGACATCGCTCAAAGCGCTCAAAATCGGGAGATGAATCTCGTGATTACCGGCATAAAGATAGGGGTTCATCTCGTCATCGCTCAAGATCTAGAGATGCAGAGAGGGAGCGACACCGGAGTAGCCGGGAACATAGAGATAGGGAGAAGGAGAGAGGTAGAGATAGGGAGAGGGACAGAGATAGAGAGGAGAGAAATGGGAAAGAGAGGGACAGGGATAGAGATCGTGAGCGTGATCGTGATCGAGACAGGAGGGAGCGTGATCGTGACAGTGAAAGGGACAAGGAGAGGGAAAGAGAGCGGTTACGTCGAAGCAGGAGTCGATCAGAAAGGCATCATAGTGATTTGGATGAAAAGGACAGAGAGAGGAGCCGAGACAGGGACTATAAAGAAACAGAAAGGGAAAGGGAGTCGAGGGAAGGAGACACAGAAAGCAG GAGAAGTAAGGAAAAAAGGGAAGAAGCTGCAGAGCCAGAAGCTGATCCTGAACGTGATCAGAGAACAGTATTCGCCTATCAG ATATGTTTGAAGGCAGATGAGAGAGACGTCTATGAATTTTTCTCAAGGGCTGGCAAG GTGCGAGATGTTCGTCTCATAATGGATCGCAATTCAAGGCGTTCAAAGGGAGTTGG GTATATTGAGTTCTATGATGCAATGTCAGTCCCAATGGCCATAGCACTCTCTGGGCAGCCTCTTCTTGGTCAGCCAGTAATGGTGAAACCTTCAGAAGCTGAAAAAAATCTTGTTCAGTCAACTACAACTGTGAATGCAGGATCTGGTCCATACTCTGGAGGGGCTAGAAGGTTGTATGTTGGGAATCTGCACTTTAACATAACAGAAGATCAGCTTCGTCAG GTTTTTGAGCCATTTGGTGCTGTGGAGTTGGTTCAATTGCCTCTTGATGAAACTGGACACTGCAAAGGCTTCGGGTTTGTTCAG TTTGCCCGTCTTGAAGATGCTAGGAATGCCTTGAATTTGAATGGACAAGTAGAGATTGCTGGTCGGCCAATCAAG gtgtcGACTGTTACTGATCAAACAGGAATGCAAGATGGTGGAACAAATGCTGGTGATTTTGATGATGATGAAGGTGGTGGCTTG gCATTAAATGCTCGTTCTCGAGCTCTTCTGATGCAGAAGTTGGATCGTAGTGGCACTGCCTCAAG CATTGCTGGTTCACTGGGAACCCCTGTTGCCACTACTGGCCTTACTGTACCAGCGGCACCAATCCTTGGTGCTGCACCTTTGGTATCTCCTGTTGTTGCTCCTCTTATGTCAGGTTCTGTTCCTGGTCTACCTGGACTCGCAGGTGCAGGTGTTCAACTTCCGGCTACTGCAATTCCTACTGTGGATACAATTGGCATCCCAAGTGAATGTTTATTGTTGAAGAATATGTTTGATCCAAATGTAGAG ACGGAACCAGACTTTGATTTGGATATTAAAGAAGATGTTCAAGATGAGTGCTctaaatttggaaatttgaaGCATATCTACGTGGACAA AAATAGCTCAGGGTTTGTGTATTTGCGATTTGAGATTACACAATCTGCTATAAATGCACAACGTGCACTTCACGGAAGATGGTTTGCAGGCAAGATGATCACTGCAACATTCATG GTGCCCCAGACGTACGAGGCTAAATTCCCGGATAGCAGATAG
- the LOC110667162 gene encoding uncharacterized protein LOC110667162 isoform X3, giving the protein MMKIFISLSSRRSKEKREEAAEPEADPERDQRTVFAYQICLKADERDVYEFFSRAGKVRDVRLIMDRNSRRSKGVGYIEFYDAMSVPMAIALSGQPLLGQPVMVKPSEAEKNLVQSTTTVNAGSGPYSGGARRLYVGNLHFNITEDQLRQVFEPFGAVELVQLPLDETGHCKGFGFVQFARLEDARNALNLNGQVEIAGRPIKVSTVTDQTGMQDGGTNAGDFDDDEGGGLALNARSRALLMQKLDRSGTASSIAGSLGTPVATTGLTVPAAPILGAAPLVSPVVAPLMSGSVPGLPGLAGAGVQLPATAIPTVDTIGIPSECLLLKNMFDPNVETEPDFDLDIKEDVQDECSKFGNLKHIYVDKNSSGFVYLRFEITQSAINAQRALHGRWFAGKMITATFMVPQTYEAKFPDSR; this is encoded by the exons ATGATGAAGATTTTCATTTCATTGTCTTCCAGGAGAAGTAAGGAAAAAAGGGAAGAAGCTGCAGAGCCAGAAGCTGATCCTGAACGTGATCAGAGAACAGTATTCGCCTATCAG ATATGTTTGAAGGCAGATGAGAGAGACGTCTATGAATTTTTCTCAAGGGCTGGCAAG GTGCGAGATGTTCGTCTCATAATGGATCGCAATTCAAGGCGTTCAAAGGGAGTTGG GTATATTGAGTTCTATGATGCAATGTCAGTCCCAATGGCCATAGCACTCTCTGGGCAGCCTCTTCTTGGTCAGCCAGTAATGGTGAAACCTTCAGAAGCTGAAAAAAATCTTGTTCAGTCAACTACAACTGTGAATGCAGGATCTGGTCCATACTCTGGAGGGGCTAGAAGGTTGTATGTTGGGAATCTGCACTTTAACATAACAGAAGATCAGCTTCGTCAG GTTTTTGAGCCATTTGGTGCTGTGGAGTTGGTTCAATTGCCTCTTGATGAAACTGGACACTGCAAAGGCTTCGGGTTTGTTCAG TTTGCCCGTCTTGAAGATGCTAGGAATGCCTTGAATTTGAATGGACAAGTAGAGATTGCTGGTCGGCCAATCAAG gtgtcGACTGTTACTGATCAAACAGGAATGCAAGATGGTGGAACAAATGCTGGTGATTTTGATGATGATGAAGGTGGTGGCTTG gCATTAAATGCTCGTTCTCGAGCTCTTCTGATGCAGAAGTTGGATCGTAGTGGCACTGCCTCAAG CATTGCTGGTTCACTGGGAACCCCTGTTGCCACTACTGGCCTTACTGTACCAGCGGCACCAATCCTTGGTGCTGCACCTTTGGTATCTCCTGTTGTTGCTCCTCTTATGTCAGGTTCTGTTCCTGGTCTACCTGGACTCGCAGGTGCAGGTGTTCAACTTCCGGCTACTGCAATTCCTACTGTGGATACAATTGGCATCCCAAGTGAATGTTTATTGTTGAAGAATATGTTTGATCCAAATGTAGAG ACGGAACCAGACTTTGATTTGGATATTAAAGAAGATGTTCAAGATGAGTGCTctaaatttggaaatttgaaGCATATCTACGTGGACAA AAATAGCTCAGGGTTTGTGTATTTGCGATTTGAGATTACACAATCTGCTATAAATGCACAACGTGCACTTCACGGAAGATGGTTTGCAGGCAAGATGATCACTGCAACATTCATG GTGCCCCAGACGTACGAGGCTAAATTCCCGGATAGCAGATAG
- the LOC110667162 gene encoding uncharacterized protein LOC110667162 isoform X2 encodes MMLFPFKIILYIRRSKEKREEAAEPEADPERDQRTVFAYQICLKADERDVYEFFSRAGKVRDVRLIMDRNSRRSKGVGYIEFYDAMSVPMAIALSGQPLLGQPVMVKPSEAEKNLVQSTTTVNAGSGPYSGGARRLYVGNLHFNITEDQLRQVFEPFGAVELVQLPLDETGHCKGFGFVQFARLEDARNALNLNGQVEIAGRPIKVSTVTDQTGMQDGGTNAGDFDDDEGGGLALNARSRALLMQKLDRSGTASSIAGSLGTPVATTGLTVPAAPILGAAPLVSPVVAPLMSGSVPGLPGLAGAGVQLPATAIPTVDTIGIPSECLLLKNMFDPNVETEPDFDLDIKEDVQDECSKFGNLKHIYVDKNSSGFVYLRFEITQSAINAQRALHGRWFAGKMITATFMVPQTYEAKFPDSR; translated from the exons ATGATGCTGTTTCCATTTaagattattttatatataag GAGAAGTAAGGAAAAAAGGGAAGAAGCTGCAGAGCCAGAAGCTGATCCTGAACGTGATCAGAGAACAGTATTCGCCTATCAG ATATGTTTGAAGGCAGATGAGAGAGACGTCTATGAATTTTTCTCAAGGGCTGGCAAG GTGCGAGATGTTCGTCTCATAATGGATCGCAATTCAAGGCGTTCAAAGGGAGTTGG GTATATTGAGTTCTATGATGCAATGTCAGTCCCAATGGCCATAGCACTCTCTGGGCAGCCTCTTCTTGGTCAGCCAGTAATGGTGAAACCTTCAGAAGCTGAAAAAAATCTTGTTCAGTCAACTACAACTGTGAATGCAGGATCTGGTCCATACTCTGGAGGGGCTAGAAGGTTGTATGTTGGGAATCTGCACTTTAACATAACAGAAGATCAGCTTCGTCAG GTTTTTGAGCCATTTGGTGCTGTGGAGTTGGTTCAATTGCCTCTTGATGAAACTGGACACTGCAAAGGCTTCGGGTTTGTTCAG TTTGCCCGTCTTGAAGATGCTAGGAATGCCTTGAATTTGAATGGACAAGTAGAGATTGCTGGTCGGCCAATCAAG gtgtcGACTGTTACTGATCAAACAGGAATGCAAGATGGTGGAACAAATGCTGGTGATTTTGATGATGATGAAGGTGGTGGCTTG gCATTAAATGCTCGTTCTCGAGCTCTTCTGATGCAGAAGTTGGATCGTAGTGGCACTGCCTCAAG CATTGCTGGTTCACTGGGAACCCCTGTTGCCACTACTGGCCTTACTGTACCAGCGGCACCAATCCTTGGTGCTGCACCTTTGGTATCTCCTGTTGTTGCTCCTCTTATGTCAGGTTCTGTTCCTGGTCTACCTGGACTCGCAGGTGCAGGTGTTCAACTTCCGGCTACTGCAATTCCTACTGTGGATACAATTGGCATCCCAAGTGAATGTTTATTGTTGAAGAATATGTTTGATCCAAATGTAGAG ACGGAACCAGACTTTGATTTGGATATTAAAGAAGATGTTCAAGATGAGTGCTctaaatttggaaatttgaaGCATATCTACGTGGACAA AAATAGCTCAGGGTTTGTGTATTTGCGATTTGAGATTACACAATCTGCTATAAATGCACAACGTGCACTTCACGGAAGATGGTTTGCAGGCAAGATGATCACTGCAACATTCATG GTGCCCCAGACGTACGAGGCTAAATTCCCGGATAGCAGATAG